The segment CGCCTTCGAGGGGGCCTTCGACCGCTGGCGGTGCAACGACAACCTCAAGCCCGCCGTGGGAGCGGTGCTGCTGGGCCTGGTCGGCCTCATCTATCTGCAGGTGCCGGGCCGCCTCTTTCCCGGCGTCGACGGACTGGAGCCAGGCAGCCCCCTGATCGGCAACATGCCCCATGTTTATGGCTCGGGCTTCCCCTTCATCGAGGAGGTCCTGCAGGGCCGGGCCCCCTTCTGGCTGTTGGCCCTGCTCATCCTGGTCAAGCCTCTGGCCACCTCCTGTACCCTGGGCTCCGGCAACTCGGGGGGCGTTTTCGCGCCGTCGCTCTTCACCGGCGCGATGCTGGGGGGCTTCTTCGGCCATCTGGCCGGCACCTTCTTTCCCCAAATCGCCGGCGAGGTGGGGGCCTATGCCCTGGTCGGCATGGCCGCGGTGTTCTCCGCCACCGCCCGGGCGCCTTTCACCGCCATGCTCATCGTCTTCGAGATGAGCAATGACTACCACCTGATCCTGCCGCTCATGGCCGCCGGCCTCGTCGCTTCGTCCCTGGCCCAGTGGCTCCACCCCGACTCCATCTACACCATGCGGCTGACCAGGCGAGGCATCCGCTTCGACCAGGGACGGGACCTGGATGTCATGCAGGGGGTGGTGGTGGAGGAGGTGATGAACGCCCATCCGGTCACCGTGCACATGGACCAGTCGGTGGCCGAAACCTTCGTCGCCTTTCAGGAGACCCATCTCGTGGGCTTCCCTGTGATGGCCAATGACGAGGACCTCTACGGCATCATCACCTTGCAGGACATGGAGAGGGCCCTGGCCCGGCCGGACGTCAACATCCGCCAGCTCAAGGTGAAGGATGTGGCGACGCCCAGCCCGGTGACCGTCTTCCCGGATGAGCCGGTCTGGTCGGCCATCCGCAAGATGGCCCCCCGGGACCTGGCCCGGCTGCCGGTGGTCTCCCGGCACGCCCCCGGCAAGCTCCTGGGCCTCATCAGCCGCAGCGACATCCTGCGGGCCTACGAGGTCGGCCTCATGCACAAGCAAAGGACCCAGCACCTGCGGGAGCGGATGACGCTGCGGAAGGTCGCCGGCGTGGGGTTCATCGACGTCTGGATCCCCCCGGGATCCCCATGCGGCGGCAAGCGCCTGGCCGACATCCAGCTGCCGGCTGCCGCCACGGTGGTCTCGGTCTCGCGCCAAGGCCAGGTACTGATCCCCCACGGCAGCACTGTCCTGGAAGCCGGCGACCTGGTTACCGTGTTTTGCCAGACCGAGCCGTGCCAGCTGGTTCGGCAAATCCTGACCCAGGGGCCGCTCCCAAGAGCGATCACCCCTTGATCCCCAAGGCCGACCCGGCTATTATTGTCAAGGATTTTTCCGTCCCCTCAAGGGGTTACCTTCGAAAACCGAGCAGTTGTC is part of the Thermodesulfobacteriota bacterium genome and harbors:
- a CDS encoding chloride channel protein, translating into MAQPKLIDLVDRLAPREGMLLVVMAAAVGAGTGLAAVLFIRLIASIQSLCYLSAGQLVPAVKAWLYLLVPAAGALIVGPIITNFAIEAKGHGVPEVLQALLLRGGRIRPRVAIAKIIASALCIGTGGSAGREGPIVQVGSALGSSVGQLFHLSDERIKNLVACGAAAGIAATFNAPIAGVAFATEVLLGQMQVIMFGNVVLSAVSAAIVSRVFLGDRPAFQVPTYTMASPWEILLYGALGVLAALVGILFIRMLNAFEGAFDRWRCNDNLKPAVGAVLLGLVGLIYLQVPGRLFPGVDGLEPGSPLIGNMPHVYGSGFPFIEEVLQGRAPFWLLALLILVKPLATSCTLGSGNSGGVFAPSLFTGAMLGGFFGHLAGTFFPQIAGEVGAYALVGMAAVFSATARAPFTAMLIVFEMSNDYHLILPLMAAGLVASSLAQWLHPDSIYTMRLTRRGIRFDQGRDLDVMQGVVVEEVMNAHPVTVHMDQSVAETFVAFQETHLVGFPVMANDEDLYGIITLQDMERALARPDVNIRQLKVKDVATPSPVTVFPDEPVWSAIRKMAPRDLARLPVVSRHAPGKLLGLISRSDILRAYEVGLMHKQRTQHLRERMTLRKVAGVGFIDVWIPPGSPCGGKRLADIQLPAAATVVSVSRQGQVLIPHGSTVLEAGDLVTVFCQTEPCQLVRQILTQGPLPRAITP